The DNA segment ATTGGCAAAGCCCGGCTGGCGCCAGCCAGGTTTACTTGTTGCCGCGCATTGAAAAGATTGAGCGTCAAGCCTTCAAAACGCCGCGGTCAACTTCACGTTAGGATGCTAATTCCGCCTGCTGTACATGGCGGCGCGCAACCGCTCCAATTGCAGGCGCACCGAGCCGTCGAGAATCTTGCCGTCGAGATCGAGAATCAAGCCGCCGAGTATTTCAGGATTGACGCGGTTTTCAATCTCGAAATTCATCTGCAGGGCGTTCGTCAGATCTTTTTTGAGCGCATCCAACTCCGGTTGTGCCATCGGCACCGCCGAAATTGCCAGGGCCTTCACTTTGCGGCTATGCTTGTCGTGGAGTTTCTGAAACGCCTGATGAATTTCACGATAGGCGCCGACGCGCCCCTTTTCCGCCAGCAAGAGCAGAAAATTATACATCACCGGCGAACAGCGCGACTGAAACACCTGCGCAATGGCAGCGCGTTTTTCGGCGCGGCTGTTTTCCGGCGAGCGCAGGAATTGGCTCAATTCCCGGTTCTCTTCCACGGTGGTAACGAACTCATACAACTCACGCCGCAACGGTTCGAGTTGGTTGCGCTCCAGCGCGAGGGCGAACAGCGCCTTGGCGTAACGTTGCGCGAGAATGCCTTCTTTCATGTAAAGATAGTCCTCCGCAGCTTCCCGCTGGTTTAATTCGGCTCGCCCACGAGCGGACGAATTTCCTGCAACGCCTGGCGCACGAGATCTTGATGATCTTTGGCGTTCAGCGATTTGCCGATGATCTTCGCTGCAATATTTACGGAAAGCTCGCCCGCGGTGCGCTTGATTTCCTCCAACGCTTTTTCACGCTCCAGCGAGATGTCGCGTTTGGCGCGCTGCGCCATGGCTTCGGCTTCGGCCTGCGCTTTTTGCACGATTTCATCGCGTGCGGTTTCCGCGGATTTCCGGCTTTTGGCGATCAAGTCCTGCGCCTCCTGCCGGGCTTTTGCGATCATCTGATCGTACTCCAGCCGCATGCGCTCGGCATTCTTCTGCGCTTCTTCAGCGCGGTCGAGCGAATCTTTGATCCGGCGTGTGCGTTCGTCAATTGCGGCGACGATCGGGTTCCATGCCTTCCAGCGCAGCAACAACACCAGAATGCTGAAAATAATGATCGTCCAAATAATAAGGCCTGGTTCTAGCTTTAACATGTTTGATCTGGAAATTGAACAATGATCAACCCAACACCCGTGAGCTGGTTCGTGTCCGTCCCCAACTCTCGCCGTCCGGGCGATTGTTAATAAAATCGTCCATCACAACATCCTGACAAACGCAACCGCCCGGCAGTTATGCCATGCGGGATAGACACGCGCCAATGCCCGAGCCTGATTATTTGCCGGCAAGCAAAAAGCAGATCACTTCGCCGAACAGCGCGACGCCTTCGATAAGGGCGGCGGCGATAATCATCGAACCGCGCACGTCAGCCGCCGCTTCCGGCTGGCGGCCAATCGCTTCCATGGCGGCGCTTGCTATTTTACCAATGCCAAAACCTGCACTCATTGCTACAATGCCGGCGCCAATGCCGGCGGCCAAATGTGCCATACCGAATTCACCCATGGCGAATTCCTCCGTCAGTGTTGAATACCATTGATCGAGTTTATTATTGACAATTGCTTGACAGCCGAATTCCGGTACGTATTTATCCCGTTCCCATTGCCGGGCAAAACAACGGGATGAAACAAGCGACAGCTTTTGCAGGGAGTTTCAGATGCCCAAACGAAGATCGCGACGCGAAGCTGCGCTGGCGCGAACCGCACAGCGCCTCGGCATCAGTGCGGATGTCCCGCCTGGGCGGGATGGGCCTCCTCCTCATGGTGCTCTGAATGAGCAGCCGCAAAACCAATAAACAGCGCCGACAACAGCGTAAAGATGTACGCTTGCAGAAAGGCGACAAGTATTTCCAAAAGATTGACGAATAAACTGAAGGCAACCGACACCGGCGCAATACTGAGGCCTGCCCAAAAATTCTCGCCGTTCTTGCTGAAGATGAAAATGAGATTGATCAATGCCAGGATGACGACGTGACCGGCCGTCATGTTCGCAAAAAGTCGGATGCAGAGCGCAAAGGGCTTGGTGAACAACCCGAGAATCTCGACCGGCACCATGACGATCCACATGAGCGGATGCACGCCCCCGGTGAGATGCTTCAAATAACCGCCCAAACCGTGGGCGCGAATGCTGGCAAACTGGGTGAGAACAAACGTCAGAGAGGCCAGCGCCGCCGTCACGCTCACATTGCCCGTGGCGGTGGCGGCAAACGGCACGAGGCCGATCAAGTTACACGTTAAAATAAAGAAGAAAGCGGTGCAGAGATAGGGCATGTACGTCGCGGCAAGCTTCGCGCCCATGTTGGGGATGGCAATCTCGCGGTAAATGAACTCGACAACCGCGTCAATCATGGCGGCAAAACCGGTGGGAACGCTGCCCGGGCGGTTGCGGCGAGCTGCTGCGGAGAGCGCGATAAACAGAATCAGCGCGACAAACATCATCATGAAGACATGCTTCGTGATCGAAAGATCGATGCCGAACAATTCGAAACGCGGCAGGTGAATTTCGCCGATCGGGTGGAAATCCAGTTTATTATCGTCACCGATGTGATGAAGAATAAACTGGCCGATGCTTTCCTCTTCAGGGTGATGCGCCTCTTCGTGCTGCGGTGCGTGAGTCGCGGCCGCGTGCGGCGCTTCGGGGGTGGAAGGTTCTTGCGGCGTGTCGCCGGCCAGGGTGAACAGTGCGAGAATGGAGCTAATCAGCAGCGGCGTCATGAATTTTTTATGGATTTGAGGCGTTTAAAATGTCTTTGCAAAATATATGTTTCTGCCATCTGAAAAATCAAATAAGAGCCGACCAGCGAAGCGGCAAACACCGTAAGATCGAGCGACGAAAACTTCCAAACGAAAAACAACGCCGCGCCGACAATCATCACGCGCAACACGAAACCACCGAACAAAACACCCATGAAAATCTTTTGCGATTTCGTGCTCGCCCATTTCAAGGCCAAAAATCCGATGACGGCCATGCCCGCCCCGATAGCGAGACCATATCCGAAACTCTCAGGTGTTGAAGCTTCAGCCAGCTCAGGCGACGAGGCCAAGAATAGCAGCACGGTATTCCAATTCAATCATTCAAGCCGAAGACTTGTGCGTTCCCTTGCCCTGCTCCCGCCTGGCCCGGTCTTCCGCTTTGGTTAAACGCATCACATTTTGGTACAAATTAATAAAGCCCGCGGTGGCGCCAAAAATCACACCGATAAGCAAGCCGATGGGCGAACTCGACAATTTGAGATCCAGCCAATATCCGCCCAGCGCGCCTAGCGCCACTGCGAGGGCAAAACGCAGGCCGAGGTCAAGATACGGAACGGCCGTTTGAATACCCCGGAGAAAATCTTTGGGGTCTGGCTTTGCCATGGCCACACGTATTTATTGATGCGTAATATTCATTTCCGGGCGGCCCGGACGATTCGCATTCGACATGCGCGGGCGTCCGTCGGCGCTTTCCGGCAGCGCCAGCACTTTGGAGTCGTCGCTCATCGAGCAGACGCCATCGAAAACAGCGCCTTCATCAATCACCAGTTTTGAAGCCTTCACTTCACCGTTGAAAGACGATTTTGCTTCCAGCACGACTTTGCCGCTGGCGAAAACTTTGCCTTTGATGCGTCCGCCCACAATGGCATTCACGAGCGAATCGGTGGCGGTTATATCACCCTTGACCCGCCCGTCAATACGCAAACTGCTTTGTACTTTGATCGAGCCTTCGACGATGGAGCCTTTGCCGATAATGGTGTTCAGGTCTCCGCCCTTATCAAAGTCTTCCATTTCTTTTTTTCCTAACATCATCGCCTCGAGTTGGTGTATCAAAAACCAAATTTATCTAGTGAGCGTCATTGGTGCGCAAGGTCAAAACATAGGCGCGGGGGTCGATCGACCTGCCCGCTTGCGAAATTTCAAAATGCAAATGCGGCCCGGAGCTTCGTCCGGTGCTGCCCAGCAGCGCGATGGGATCGCCGCGCTTGACATATCTTTTTTCACGCACGAGCAGGCGGTCATTGTGACCGTAATATGAGAACAAATCATCCCCGTGATGAATGATCACCAAATTTCCCAAATCCTTGTGCCAGCCTGCGAAAACAACGAAACCGCTTCCCGCCGCAACCACCACGGATCCCCGTTTGCCGGCAATGTCAATTCCGGTGTGCGCTTGCAGCGGAAAGTTCCAATCCTGTGAAAACGCTTCACTCAACAAACCTTGCGCAGGCAGCAGGGTCGGCATATTTTCGGGATATTTGCTGCTTTCTTTCACATTCGGCACTAACAGCCGGCCGGTACTCTCGATTTCATTGGCCGTCGTAACCGCAGGCGGCAGCGTTTCATCATCCGAAGAAGCTTCTGATGCGGCTGCGACATTCGGCAGAATCGACGCATTCAATGTCGAGCGGCTGGTGGTGTGGTTATCGACGCCCAGCAGGCTCATGATTTTGCCCTGATCACGATCCATGGCTTCGAGTTGAGCAGACAGCCGATAAACGCGCTTATTGTCATCGAGCAAGCGGGTGTTCGAACGTTCAAGCTCGGCGTTTTCATTGCTGACTTTAAAGAACTGATAATAGCCAATCGCGCCGCCAATCAGATGAAGCGTCAAAATGCCTGCGACGACCATGAACAGCTTGGCTTTCGTCCAACTCAAGCGAAAACTGTACGGTTCAGCATTATCGTCGGGAATCAGCAAAATGGAAATAAGACGCTGGCGTTTTTTCTTCATCATATGACTTCATCATCTTTTTGACCGCTAGCCGGTGCGCACATTCTTTACGCGCCAACCCGCCAGAGGTAAATGAAGGGGTGAGTCCACGGACCCAAAAACATGCGTAGCTCACATTCATTGTTGCCTATCGTCCGCTCAGCAGTCCAAGAAAAGCTGGAACATAGAAAATCCATGCCTAAAAGTCAACAGCTTTCTGGCCTTGTCAATGGTTCCAAACAAGTCCGTCAAAGCCAATTGCAGGCTTTAGTTAAGCGGCTCGGAAAATCCGTGCGCTTTTGGGTCTGTGAGGCGATTACTCATTTACTACTATTGAATGGCCGGATTCGCGGATTTTATCTCTACCTGGGGCCGTTGCGCGGAGACGCGCATGGCCACAAAAAATGTGAGAGCCGCGAGCGCACAACAAATGCCAAAAACGAAGTGTAGCCCGCCGGCCAAACCCGTTTGCAAATGCGCCAGGGCCTCCGTCGAAATGTGCGCGCGGGTTTCAGGCAACAACAGCGCACGCACCTCCGCCAAGCCGCCATTGGCAGCCGGGCCTCCGACGTTTGCCGCAACGCGATGCGCGAGAACCGCGCCAAGAATGCTGACGCCAATGGCGGCGCCGAGCGCGCGGGAGAAAATCGTGGAGGCGGTGGCCGTGCCAAGCTGTTCCGGCGGCGCGGTGTTTTGCACCGCGACCGTGATCGCGTTCGTCGCCATGCCCATTCCAATGCCAATGAAAAAACCGACCGCAGCCAACTGAAAAAACGAGGCTGTGTGCAAAAACAGGGTTTGATAGCCAAACCCCGCAACCATGAACACAACCCCAGACATCGCAATGGCGCGGTAACTGAACCGGTGCATATAATGGCCGGAGCCGAAACTGCCCAACCCCCAGCCGATGCTGAACGGCAGCAAAACCAGCCCGGCCTGCGTGGCCGTGCCGGAGAGAACACCCTGCACAAAGAGCGGCGCAAACACGATCAAGCTGAACGCGCACACGCCCATGATGAACGTGGTGAGATTGGCTGCCGC comes from the Cytophagia bacterium CHB2 genome and includes:
- the atpH gene encoding ATP synthase F1 subunit delta, with the protein product MKEGILAQRYAKALFALALERNQLEPLRRELYEFVTTVEENRELSQFLRSPENSRAEKRAAIAQVFQSRCSPVMYNFLLLLAEKGRVGAYREIHQAFQKLHDKHSRKVKALAISAVPMAQPELDALKKDLTNALQMNFEIENRVNPEILGGLILDLDGKILDGSVRLQLERLRAAMYSRRN
- the atpF gene encoding F0F1 ATP synthase subunit B, producing the protein MLKLEPGLIIWTIIIFSILVLLLRWKAWNPIVAAIDERTRRIKDSLDRAEEAQKNAERMRLEYDQMIAKARQEAQDLIAKSRKSAETARDEIVQKAQAEAEAMAQRAKRDISLEREKALEEIKRTAGELSVNIAAKIIGKSLNAKDHQDLVRQALQEIRPLVGEPN
- a CDS encoding ATP synthase F0 subunit C — encoded protein: MGEFGMAHLAAGIGAGIVAMSAGFGIGKIASAAMEAIGRQPEAAADVRGSMIIAAALIEGVALFGEVICFLLAGK
- the atpB gene encoding F0F1 ATP synthase subunit A, producing MTPLLISSILALFTLAGDTPQEPSTPEAPHAAATHAPQHEEAHHPEEESIGQFILHHIGDDNKLDFHPIGEIHLPRFELFGIDLSITKHVFMMMFVALILFIALSAAARRNRPGSVPTGFAAMIDAVVEFIYREIAIPNMGAKLAATYMPYLCTAFFFILTCNLIGLVPFAATATGNVSVTAALASLTFVLTQFASIRAHGLGGYLKHLTGGVHPLMWIVMVPVEILGLFTKPFALCIRLFANMTAGHVVILALINLIFIFSKNGENFWAGLSIAPVSVAFSLFVNLLEILVAFLQAYIFTLLSALFIGFAAAHSEHHEEEAHPAQAGHPH
- a CDS encoding AtpZ/AtpI family protein, with the translated sequence MAKPDPKDFLRGIQTAVPYLDLGLRFALAVALGALGGYWLDLKLSSSPIGLLIGVIFGATAGFINLYQNVMRLTKAEDRARREQGKGTHKSSA
- a CDS encoding polymer-forming cytoskeletal protein, whose product is MMLGKKEMEDFDKGGDLNTIIGKGSIVEGSIKVQSSLRIDGRVKGDITATDSLVNAIVGGRIKGKVFASGKVVLEAKSSFNGEVKASKLVIDEGAVFDGVCSMSDDSKVLALPESADGRPRMSNANRPGRPEMNITHQ
- a CDS encoding M23 family metallopeptidase, producing MMKKKRQRLISILLIPDDNAEPYSFRLSWTKAKLFMVVAGILTLHLIGGAIGYYQFFKVSNENAELERSNTRLLDDNKRVYRLSAQLEAMDRDQGKIMSLLGVDNHTTSRSTLNASILPNVAAASEASSDDETLPPAVTTANEIESTGRLLVPNVKESSKYPENMPTLLPAQGLLSEAFSQDWNFPLQAHTGIDIAGKRGSVVVAAGSGFVVFAGWHKDLGNLVIIHHGDDLFSYYGHNDRLLVREKRYVKRGDPIALLGSTGRSSGPHLHFEISQAGRSIDPRAYVLTLRTNDAH